CCCGAAAACCCAGCGCCCAGGAGCAGACACAGAGGTCGGGGAGAGCCCGAATGCTGGGCAAGGCGTCTGTGGTGCTGGGACGGGGGATTTGCCATTTGGGAAAAACGTACACTCAATTCTTCACTTCCCACAACAAAAATAACTTCCAGATAAactgagagagaaaatacagacgAGTATTTGATCTCCAACTGAACGAAGCCCGAGCAGACTGTCACACTGGACCTTGATAAATATTCTAATTACATAATTACCTTCAAAACCACaaccgtttttgttttttttctgttttgttgcaGAGGCCCAAGAATGATCTGGAGTTCAACCCTGACCACAGTGCCCACTCCCGCTGGTAAAATTCTAAGCTCTAGCTTCTCTCCTGCTGGCCCAGGGACCTGCCCCTCTGTCGGCCCTGTTGCAGACACACTTCCCCCACCCTGGGGAGACCAGGGAGTTGGGGAGACCCCCAGCTCTCCACCATCGCGGGCCCCGCAGGCTGGTCATCGCGCGGGGTCGGCACACCCTGCCAGCTCTGACGCCATGGCCTCCGCACACAGTCCCGCGTCTCGGAACCGGGCCTCCAGCCACCGCCCTGCGCTGCCTGAGTGTACACCCGTCTACACGCCAGGTTGGTCAACTCTGAATTTGACTGCGAGGCGGAGGAAGGCAACTAAACTTACCAGAGGCCCATTCTGCCTTGTCTAAAATTTGGTGAAAGGAAATTCAGAATGTGGTTTTCCCTCTAAAACGTTACTAACGGTGACCAGGCCCAGGGGCTGAGGCCAACGGAGCCTTTACTAAGATTGAAACGCTGTGTTTACGGTAACAAAAGTGACCAATATGGTTAcctttgctaaaaataaaacagaaaaaaaaaaaagctcagtaaaactgaatgagaaaaagtattttatttgtcttgagTATCGCAGTGAGGAAAAGCAGGCTTGCCCGCAGGCAGCTGAAAGGGGCCGGGGCCAGCGCTGGCCCGCCTCCCCGCTCAGCGCATCTAAGGCTGTCCTGTGCTGAGTGAGAACGGGGCCGTCCGTGGGAGGCGGACAGGCCCTCCCTAGCCTCACGAGGGCTGGTGaaaagcagggaggagcaggaaACGCGCAGGAGCTCAGCTCAGAGCAGCTGAGACCTGGAGGCCCCCGTGGCCCCCGTGGCCCCCGTGTGCCGAAAGGCTGCTGCCACGGAGTGCGGCGGCCGGAATGGAGGGGGGGAGACGGCAGCCAGCACCTGCCAGCCCTCTGCAGCACGGGGCACCTAGGAACGCGCGGGGTCTGTGTTCCAAAATTCTTCCCAAATGGCTGCGGTGCCGCTGGTGACTGTATGGTGCGCACGGCATGCAGCAACAGCTCCGTGCTCCCCCAAGGGGAGGGGGAGCACTGTGTGTGTTTTATGCACGTGCTAGTGTGAAGACGGAGCTCTCTGTTTTCAGACTTGGGAAGGTCTCTACCACGAGCCCCTCGAGGCAGCGAATCTTCTTCCGACCAGGCCTAGGCTGGCGGCTGCCCGGTCCCCATGCCCATACCGCCCCGGACCAGCGGATGTCTTACATTGTTCTCCAGGCCCTCGATGACCTCGATGCCATTGTGGCTCAGGTACAGCTCTCGAAGGTTCACCAGGCTCTGCAGACCTTCCATCTTGGTCAGCCGGTTGCTCTGTGACAGGGAGAGCAACAACCATCAGGATAGCACGGAGGGTATGGAAAAAACGGCTTTTAGGAAAGGAGGGCTCTCCTCTTGAGGAGCTGACACTTTAAGCGCGCTGGGTGGGAATTCACATAGAGAAAGAGATCAACATTTCGAGGCTGTGGCACTGGCTAGAATGCGTGTGTGAAGGCTGGGGGCTTTTAGGCGAGGAATTCACTCTTTTAGGTGTGCCCGGGGAAGGCCTACCCCAGTTAATTCAGTAattcaaaaatgtcaaatatacCGAATGCTGTAAAATAAATCACTTATCATTTCTTTCAGGACATACTGTAACTCAAATTCAAGTACAAGGCCCTCTTTTTTTAAGAGTCTGCAGAATGTCTGCTTCACAAAAGGCACAGGTGGTTTTGGTGGACCCGCCGCAGCCAGAATGCCCTCCTGCACCTCACCTCGAGGGTCCGGTTCCACTCATTCGCTTCCAGCAGAAGAGGCGGCCTGAGCCTGAACCTGGGCGTGCTTGCCAGTCCCTCCCAGGGCTGTGCTCTCTGTGCGGGTGTGCAAGGAGTGCTGCCACCACTGAGCCCGACACCCCGGGAGGCTTGAGAGCATGCACACGCAGCCTTCTCAAGAAGCCCCCTTGGCTAGAGACCGCCCAGGGAGGGAACTTTTAGCTGTGTGTGCATATGACACACACGTACGTCTAAGTCTCTGAACCCTAACATTTCGGTTGCTCACTGGTGGTAACAGTAGCGTCGATCCCGGACGCGGTGGCGGACAAAGGTGAAGGCTGTTCGGCAGCGGTGCGCCGGCCGGGGCTTGGCCAGATGGGAGCAAAGGTGGGTCAGTACCTGCATACTGAGGACCGTCAGGTTGGTAAGTGCGTCCAGGTTCTGAAGTTTAGTGATCTTGTTCTTCCCCAAAAACAAACTCTCCAAACTGGTTAACGTGTCAATATTTTCAATTGCCTACGAAAAAGACAGAGGAGCAGTTAGCACTGTGTGGCTGACCAGCGAGACTGGAGAGGGAAAGGTGCCGGGCGAGGAGATACAGCTATCTGGACTTGAGCCCTGGGACGGGGGCAATTTACTTATCCACTCGGGAAATTCTCCCATGAAGTCTCACTTGAAAGTACAGAATGCGAAAAGGTGGCTAGTCCAAGGCCTTGTCTCctgggtgccccccacccccgagctCAAGGTCAGGGGACACAGTTTGAAACCCACAGACGAGGACATTTCTCAAGTCCCTCTCAGTGCTGAAGTTGAGTCGATACGTTATTGTCATCCCACGTAGGGTTCCTTACGATGCATTCCAAGAGCTTAGGTCTCCCCAGAAGCAGCTCTGACCTTGGGATGCCAACCAGGATTCCTGAGAGCAGGAGCCTCTGTTCCATGGCTTTCTGTCCCCTACCTCAGTTTCCACAACCCTCCCCCCTTGCCAGCATCCTGTGCTCCTCTATTCACTGTAAATTCCAGGGCCCTGCGGAGAGCAGACATTCTAGCAAGCACTGACTGCCTGGACCGGTTTCCCTCCTCCTTGAGTTCACTGCCAGCTTTTTCCGTAGACACTGAATGAGCAGTGGGGTGCAGACCGCATCCCCCCTTGCACCTCACAGCGGGACTTGGGGGGCTTAGGGGGTGCTTATGAGGGGGGAGGATCCAGGGGGATGGATCCTTAGCTGCTCCTGCCTGCACAGAGCAGGAGGATCCTGCCAGCTGCTCCTGGCTCCTGGGCCACCGTGCTGCCTACAAACATTCTACAGAGATACACTTGATAGAAGGGGCTGACGTCTGGGCCACTCTTTAGTTTTAAACATGGTGCTCTGATATGTGGGCCATGTCCCTGCTAACAACCGTCACAAGAGGCCCTCCTTGGTTTGCATCCTGCCCAGCTCTCCAGGGCCAAGTGGGATGGATCACGGTGTGCCGTAGACACAAAGCCAGGCACAGGGCTACTCCCAACACAGAGGCAGGTGAAGAAGTGCTTGGAAACACCGGCTCTTAGTTGCTCAACAAGGCCAGCGGGAAGCCCCGGGCTCGGTAGCATGGCTTCACTGGGATGTGGGGTGAGGACTGAGGGGTCTTCTGGCTGGGAGGTACCCTCATCACGTCCCGGTgacccttccccttctctgctggcaggcccccccccccccccccatgtcagTCCTTCTGTGACCCCATCTGTGGCTCCCACCACGGGCAGTGCCCAGCACCCATGAGTCAGGTGGGTGAAGGACTGCTCCTATAGCACCCCAGACCGTTTTGCCAAAGCGCCTCCTGCCTGCTCTGCCCAGTGCTCCCAGAGGTCAGGGCCCGGTAAATGGCGCGATGTTAGGCTGCCATGGGGCGTGTTCCGCTGGTACGCGGCTGTCCAGGGAGGATGGGCCGGCCAAGCACCCGAAGGTGCAACGTGCCTCCTACGGCCCCCGTGTGGAGGTCAGGTCACCGCAGGCCACCACTCTGCTGTGCTTGGGGCACTGTCACCTCAGAGAGGCCCACCAAAGAACACAGCCTCAGCGACTCAAAAGCAAAGTGTCTGGGGCTGACCAGTTCACCTGGGGCAGAACGTCACGGGGACGCTTTGCTAAGGTTAGGTCGTGACCTGGAGGCAGAGCAAGTGAGACGCGCACAGAAGGGCCAGACCGCGTGGTGTGAGCGCACGCTCTTGTGAACACTGACCTGCAGTTGGCACTTTTCTCCTGGAAAATAGAACCATATGATACGAGACGCACAGCCAAACACGCATCTCGAAAGTGCCACCGCCAGCCGCACCCCACACCTACCCGGATGCGGTTGGACCCCAGCTCCAGCATCTGCAGCTGCTGTAAGCTGCTCATGTTCTCGATTTTGCTGATTTTGTTGTTAACCAGGAAGAGCTTCTTCAGTCGCGTCAGCTTGTCGACTCCTTCGATGCTCCTCAGCAGATTAAAAGAAATATCTAGAATCCTGGGACAGGCAAAGCGTTAATTTTTCCTAAGAACAGGTGGACTAGAGCTCTGAACGCAACCAACCTGAAGGCACCGCCCCGCCCGGTGGGCCAGGCACCACCCAGCGGCCCACCCCGACTCTCCAGGCGCCCCGACGGCAGCAATCGTGCCGGCCCCTAAATGAACCGGCCTGGAGTCCGCAATCAAAGGTTTAACCTGCAGGCTGGGACTGTGGGCAAGCCAACGCCACCCATGGAGACAGGCGCTGGGTGGGACCCTGTGGCAAAGGTGGCCCTCCAGGACTGAGCGTGGGGCCCAGGGCAGCTCTGGGGAGAGTGGACAGGCCCCTCGGCTGTCCCCTGGACTCATGACTCACTCCAACTGTGTTAGCGCCTCCAGATTCTCAATCTTCTTGATTTGGTTGTCATAAAGGTCCAGCTCTCGAAGACTCTGTAACTCCTCCAGATTTTCAatgcatttaattaaattttgacGGAGGCAGAGACTCTGAGGGATGAAAAAGGACAGGTGACATAGGCAGCAGGGAGGTCACGAGGAAGTGCCAACTGTGTTACAGGACAAACCTTCCATGGGACAGGGAATGCGGTTTTCATCCTTCTGTTGTTTTCTAGAAATGTGCCCACCTTGGAGAGGATGGGCAGATACCCAAAGGGAGGCTGGAGGCGGGCCCCGCATGGAGTGCATCTCCTCGGTGAGGGGGTCGTTGGCCAGGGATTGCATTGGCCAACCTCTGGAGGGCCTGAATTTGAACAAACTTAACTGAAATGAGTTGAGGACTACACAGGCTGGGGTGTGCTGAACGGCAGGCAGGCCCTGCCCTGGACCACTGCCAGGCATCAGGAAGAGCCCATCGGCCTCTGTAAACCCGGCCACGCTTAGGATACAAGTGCTGATGTCAGTTCTGGACAGAGGCTAGCCCCTTCTGCAGAACCGAGTCTCAGTGATGCACgtgcctgtgtcccttgggtaggACAGGCTCCGGGGTGCGTGTGTCCCCAGGAGACAAAGGACAGAGCCCCTCATACCTTTACTTTCTTCAGCACCTCAAATCCCTCGATTTTCCCAATGCGGTAGTGGTTCAGATCAACGTCCTGAAACGAAGAAGAAATCCGGCTCAGCTGCCTGAAGACCCGTGTCCTGGACTAGGACCAAAGGAGGCCGGCCTGGCGGGTGGAGGGGCGGGCAAGGAAGGGCTGGTGAGCCTGCAGCGGACCGGCCACAGCAACATGCAGGAGCACTGTGAGACATTCCTCAGCAGTTTTACAAAACAATGAGCAGTACGTAAAGCCCCTCTCTCACCCCGCAGCAGCCCCATGGGCAGGAGCTGTGAGCTGCCGAGGGCAGCCAGTGAGTCTGCCCTCCCTGGCGGTCTCCTGCACACTGAGCTGTTGACGCTCAGTGTGTTTCAGATGCCGGGATGGCCAGGACCCCCACGACTTACAAAGTCATCACCTGACCCACTGGTGGCATTTAGGAGCCAAGGGCGTTTCGTCTGCTGCCCAGCCCTCTGGTCACACAGAAATGGGTTTCAGTCACGGGTATTAAAAACAAGGACAGAAAGAATCTGACCCAACCAAGGGGACTCAGACGACCTCGCCTAGGGTAATCACTTACTAATCCAGCACCTCCTTAGAAGATACCCTGACGGCCAGAGTGGTCCGTCACCATGCCCCCTGAGGCTGGCTCCAGCAGGTGGCATTACCTCTGCATCTCTGTCCAGGTTAATGGTTTCCATATCCACGGGCAGCTCTTGTCCTtctgaaaaaataaggaaaacagccCATTCAGAGCCCGAATGTCAGTGGAGCTGGGACTCAGGCTGCCTGGCTCACAGAGCTGAATCAGTGCAGAGGAGACGCCAATGGGTGGTGCGGGGGCCCTGGATGGTGTGGCCGGCTTAACACAGTTCCGATAATGGTCACCATTCAAGCATTCTGACTTTCCTGAATTAGGTGACTGGCAAAAGTCTCCAAATTTCCATCTGTGCCAGTGAACTTGCCAGGGAAGGAAATGTAGTCTGAAGCTGCTTGCAGGGAGGACGGTGgcggggggacgggggtgggggtggtggctgcCCAGAGCTGCACAGCTGGCAGCAGCCTGCTCTTCCCTGACCTTTCCTTTCTCGTCTGTGGCCACATGTCAGACCATCTGAATATGGATCATGCTGGGCATGTCAGATGTGCTAGGATGTGCCTTTTATTGCTTTGGAAAGTGGCCTGGTATCTCTAAACGCTCGTCTGCCAAGAGGAAAACACAACAGAGCACAGCTCAACAGACGGACCGGAGAGCCCTAACAAGGGAAACACGCTTTTCCCCCACTGGGGGCCCGGCCCAGCAGAAGGCCAGCCCACCCTAGTGCCCGAGGAGAGCCCCAAGAAGCCCTCTTCATTTCCTCTGAACTGCAGAAGCATGCGTGTCTGAAAGGATTCGATGCTTTAAAAAAGTAACAGTCGTTCTTTGATTTCATCAATTGTCTTACGATTCCCCCcattccacccctcccccccccacgcACCCCATCTGCTTTTATTAGGATCTGAATAAGGGCATATATCATGACTGGATGACATTTCTCTAATGTTCCTTTCTGCTCTTGCAATTTTTGGTTGAAGAAACTGGGCCGCCTGGCTGTGACACTCCTGTGGGAGTGTGTAACCTCCGCTCTCCCAGATCTCCCGCAAATCGGTCGTTCCCAGTGCTGTCCTACCCGGCTCCTACCACCGCCTCTGCCCTGTGGGAGAGCTGTGCTGGCTTCTGTGGTGGCTCATGGCTGTGGCCCTCAGGCCTCCCAAGGACCAAGGCCGGAGGTCCATCTGCTGCTCAGTCTGGCCCCTTGACTGGAGGCAGCAGAGAGGCGCACGCCACTCGGACCGGACCCAGCAGCGTAAGCACCGGCTGGCACCGGCTGAGTTCAGGTTCCTAACTGTGCCTGTTCCACAACAATCCACAACGGCCAGTTCAAAAGTATGTCGTTTACTATGGTTTATCATTtactagagttttttttttcacttttagcaaaaactctgtaagaaaaaaaatgtctgttcattttctATTCTTAGCACAAATTTTAATTCTTCCCAGTAGAACCCAAACGTCTTGAACTCCTTTCAGAGTCATCCAAAACCTGAACTTCCTCC
The sequence above is drawn from the Neofelis nebulosa isolate mNeoNeb1 chromosome 2, mNeoNeb1.pri, whole genome shotgun sequence genome and encodes:
- the PPP1R7 gene encoding protein phosphatase 1 regulatory subunit 7 isoform X2 translates to MAAERGAGQQQSQEMMEVDRRVESEESGDEEGKKQSGGIVADLSEHSLKDGEEQGEEDPEEGQELPVDMETINLDRDAEDVDLNHYRIGKIEGFEVLKKVKSLCLRQNLIKCIENLEELQSLRELDLYDNQIKKIENLEALTQLEILDISFNLLRSIEGVDKLTRLKKLFLVNNKISKIENMSSLQQLQMLELGSNRIRAIENIDTLTSLESLFLGKNKITKLQNLDALTNLTVLSMQSNRLTKMEGLQSLVNLRELYLSHNGIEVIEGLENNNKLTMLDIASNRIKKIENVSHLTELQEFWMNDNLLESWSDLDELKAAKSLETVYLERNPLQKDPQYRRKIMLALPTVRQIDATFVRF
- the PPP1R7 gene encoding protein phosphatase 1 regulatory subunit 7 isoform X1 → MAAERGAGQQQSQEMMEVDRRVESEESGDEEGKKQSGGIVADLSEHSLKDGEEQGEEDPEGTRPKGQELPVDMETINLDRDAEDVDLNHYRIGKIEGFEVLKKVKSLCLRQNLIKCIENLEELQSLRELDLYDNQIKKIENLEALTQLEILDISFNLLRSIEGVDKLTRLKKLFLVNNKISKIENMSSLQQLQMLELGSNRIRAIENIDTLTSLESLFLGKNKITKLQNLDALTNLTVLSMQSNRLTKMEGLQSLVNLRELYLSHNGIEVIEGLENNNKLTMLDIASNRIKKIENVSHLTELQEFWMNDNLLESWSDLDELKAAKSLETVYLERNPLQKDPQYRRKIMLALPTVRQIDATFVRF
- the PPP1R7 gene encoding protein phosphatase 1 regulatory subunit 7 isoform X4; translated protein: METINLDRDAEDVDLNHYRIGKIEGFEVLKKVKSLCLRQNLIKCIENLEELQSLRELDLYDNQIKKIENLEALTQLEILDISFNLLRSIEGVDKLTRLKKLFLVNNKISKIENMSSLQQLQMLELGSNRIRAIENIDTLTSLESLFLGKNKITKLQNLDALTNLTVLSMQSNRLTKMEGLQSLVNLRELYLSHNGIEVIEGLENNNKLTMLDIASNRIKKIENVSHLTELQEFWMNDNLLESWSDLDELKAAKSLETVYLERNPLQKDPQYRRKIMLALPTVRQIDATFVRF
- the PPP1R7 gene encoding protein phosphatase 1 regulatory subunit 7 isoform X3, which encodes MAAERGAGQQQSQEMMEVDRRVESEESGDEEGKKQSGGIVADLSEHSLKDGEEQGEEDPEGTRPKGQELPVDMETINLDRDAEDVDLNHYRIGKIEGFEVLKKVKSLCLRQNLIKCIENLEELQSLRELDLYDNQIKKIENLEALTQLEILDISFNLLRSIEGVDKLTRLKKLFLVNNKISKIENMSSLQQLQMLELGSNRIRAIENIDTLTSLESLFLGKNKITKLQNLDALTNLTVLSMQSNRLTKMEGLQSLVNLRELYLSHNGIEVIEGLENNNKLTMLDIASNRIKKIENVSHLTELQEFWLCC